The DNA segment TGATTTCACATTGTCAAATAATTTAGAGTagttataaaattcatttattaaaatataattatatttattatgtaccTTCAgtagcattttacaaaataaaacttttcaacaaACATTTGATTGTGaataattatacttattttatacGTTTAGGTCAAAAGAAATGATATATACCAAGAATGAGAAAATTGTACTACCAGGTACAAAGTTATACATGCAGGTATATTTTCGTCCCTGCAGATATGAAATGTACTTGCAGTTGTACAATTTCATATGTGCACGTACAATTTCATATTAGATTGTACGTACAGGAATATTTGTACTTGCATTTATGCtaaattatagatttatattgtactatttatttgaactgtcaaaacatgtttctggttttcatgttaattttatatatgtgtgaacagaatataatgaaagccgggaacatgttttgacagttcaaattaAATAGTACAACTACATTTCTGGACAAATCGGAACGgcattccgaggccccgggttcgagtcccggtacggctgcacatttttctcaccatgTGACACCTATATGTAATAAAACATCACGTGATGCTGTAATGATgccataaataaaatatatcgcgttaaaatatttgtttgtaagactaaaattgtaaaaataaaaataaatgcttaatCTAAAAATGTTTACTCCAAATACTTCCTTTAAAGTGAAACGGATAAACTTGCAAAAAAATGTTGATCAATGAGCAAAAGACGTTTCTGTATCAGGCGCAAAATATCCAAAATATCGAAGCCTTATAAAGACAAGAATCACAGGAGCATCTTTCcaaaaatgtcttcttttattttctacGTGATAATTCCTGCAATTTTTGCAACAATTGAAGTAAAtgaaaacataaagtttttttcaAACTCAAGCTGAAAACAGCGAGTCCTTATATCAGCCTTCCTGCCCATCTACATATTAACAGACAtgacaaataaaataacaatttacctacaaaatatctatttttgaACAATTACAGGAATAGCAATCAACCATGCTAGTGGTCAATCAGCAATATCATCAGCACAATATAATGGAAATACTACATATATATTCTACCAGCTTGGAAATGACATGGTTCCTGGAATGAACACTTTCGACATGGGGCTTGTGGCTCAGTATATTCAGTGTTTCTACTCGAGCTACCGCGGTTGGCTGGATGTTTTCATGTCTACCGCCCAATATCTGTCTAATGCGACATTTTATGACAACAGCAAAATAGCCGATCTTCAACTCCATTCGTCTGAACTTCCACGAATGATGACGGACCCAGTGGAAATGCTGGACGCCATGTTAAAGACAACTGGTTTTGACCCTGCAGGCTTTTCTAGAGACTCAGCAGTCATTTCGAGGGTGAACAGTTACTACTCACAGAAATACAATGGAATCGATCGACCAGAACTAATTTTCTTCAGGGCGCTTTATGAAACACTCGGTGATGGTTTAGACGACCGCTTCGGAGGGCAGTTTTATGCTGACAATGAAAATTCAGAAATTGGTTCAATCACTGACAGTTGTGCTCCTTTCAGTTACACGTCTACTCACATTATACCAACCATGACTAGTTGGTATCCATCGTCCAGCCAATATCATGGTTCTGTGTATTTCTACCAACTTGGAAATGACATGGTTCCTGGAATGAACACTTTCGACATGGGGCTTGTGGCTCAGTATATTCAGTGTTTCTATTTCAGCTATACGGGTTGGCTTGATGGTTTCATGTCTACCGCCCGATTCCTAACTAATGCGACATTTTATGACAACAGCAAATAGCCGATCTTCAACTCCATTCGTCTGAACTTCCACGAATGATGACGGACCCAGTGGAAATGCTGGACGCCATGTTAAAGACAACTGGTTTTGACCCTGCAGGCTTTTCTAGAGACTCAGCAGTCATTTCGACGGTGAACAGTTACTACTCACAGAAATACAATGGAATCGATCGACCAGAACTAATTTTCTTCAGGGCGCTTGATGAAACACTCGGTGATGGTTTAGATGACCGCTTCGGAGGGCAGTTTTATGCTGACAATGAAAATTCAGAAATTGGTTCAATCACTGACAGTTGTGCTCCTTTCAGTTACACGTCTACTCACATTATACCAGCCACGACTAGTTGGTATCCATCGTCCAGCCAATATCATGGTTCTGTGTATTTCTACCAACTTGGAAATGACATGGTTCCTGGAATGAACACTTTCGACATGGGGCTTGTGGCTCAGTATATTCAGTGTTTCTATTTCAGCTATACGGGTTGGCTTGATGGTTTCATGTCTACCGCCCGATTCCTAACTAATGCGACATTTTATGACAACAGCAAAATAGCCGATCTTCAACTCCATTCGTCTGAACTTCCACGAATGATGACGGACCAGTGGAATGCTGGACGCCATGTTAAAGACAACTGGTTTTGACCCTGCAGGCTTTTCTAGAGACTCAGCAGTCATTTCGAGGGTGAACAGTTACTACTCACAGAAATACAATGGAATCGATCGACCAGAACTAATTTTCTTCAGGGCGCTTTATGAAACACTCGGTGATGGTTTAGATGACCGCTTCGGAGGGCAGTTTTATGCTGACAATGAAAATTCAGAAATTGGTTCAATCACTGACAGTTGTGCTCCTTTCAGTTACACGTCTACTCACATTATACCAACCACGACTAGTTGGTATCCATCGTCCAGCCAATATCATGGTTCTGTGTATTTCTACCAACTTGGAAATGACATGGTTCCTGGAATGAACACTTTCGACATGGGGCTTATGGCTCAGTATATTCAGTGTTTCTATTTCAGCTATGCGGGTTGGCTTGATGGTTTCATGTCTACCGCCCGATTCCTAACTAATGCGACATTTTATGACAACAGCAAAATAGCCGATCTTCAACTCCATTCGTCTGAACTTCCACGAATGATGACGGACCCAGTGGAAATGCTGGACGCCATGTTAAAGACAACTGGTTTTGACCCTGCAGGCTTTTCTAGAGACTCAGCAGTCATTTCGAGGGTGAACAGTTACTACTCACAGAAATACAATGGAATCGATCGACCAGAACTAATTTTCTTCAGGGCGCTTTATGAAACACTCGGTGATGGTTTAGATGACCGCTTCGGAGGGCAGTTTTATGCTGACAATGAAAATTCAGAAATTGGTTCGAATCACTGACAGTTGTGCTCCTTTCAGTTACACGTCTACTCACATTATACCAACCACGACTAGTTGGTATCCATCGTCCAGCCAATATCATGGTTCTGTGTATTTCTACCAACTTGGAAATGACATGGTTCCTGGAATGAACACTTTCGACATGGGGCTTGTGGCTCAGTATATTCAGTGTTTCTATTTCAGCTATACGGGTTGGCTTGATGGTTTCATGTCTACCGCCCGATTCCTAACTAATGCGACATTTTATGACAACAGCAAAATAGCCGATCTTCAACTCCATTCGTCTGAACTTCCACGAATGATGACGGACCCAGTGGAAATGCTGGACGCCATGTTAAAGACAACTGGTTTTGACCCTGCAGGCTTTTCTAGAGACTCAGCAGTCATTTCGAGGGTGAACAGTTACTACTCACAGAAATACAATGGAATCGATCGACCAGAACTAATTTTCTTCAGGGCGCTTTATGAAACACTCGGTGATGGTTTAGATGACCGCTTCGGAGGGCAGTTTTATGCTGACAATGAAAATTCAGAAATTGGTTCGATCACTGACAGTTGTGCTCCTTTCAGTTACACGTCTACTCACATTATACCAACCACGACTAGTTGGTATCCATCGTCCAGCCAATATCATGGTTCTGTGTATTTCTACCAACTTGGAAATGACATGGTTCCTGGAATGAACACTTTCGACATGGGGCTTGTGGCTCAGTATATTCAGTGTTTCTATTTCAGCTATACGGGTTGGCTTGATGGTTTCATGTCTACCGCCCGATTCCTAACTAATGCGACATTTTATGACAACAGCAAAATAGCCGATCTTCAACTACATTCGTCTGAACTTCCACGAATGATGACGGACCCAGTGGAAATGCTGGACGCCATGTTAAAGACAACTGGTTTTGACCCTGCAGGCTTTTCTAGAGACTCAGCAGTCATTTCGAGGGTGAACAGTTACTACTCACAGAAATACAATGGAATCGATCGACCAGAACTAATTTTCTTCAGGGCGCTTGATGAAACACTCGGTGATGGTTTAGATGACCGCTTCGGAGGGCAGTTTTATGCTGACAATGAAAATTCAGAAATTGGTTCAATCACTGACAGTTGTGCTCCTTTCAGTTACACGTCTACTCACATTATACCAACCACGACTAGTTGGTATCCATCGTCCAGCCAATATCATGGTTCTGTGTATTTCTACCAACTTGGAAATGACATGCTTCCTGGAATGAACACTTTCGAAATGGGGCTTGTGGCTCAGTATATTCAGTGTTTCTATTTCAGCTATACGGGTTGGCTTGATGGTTTCATGTCTACCGCCCGATTCCTAACTAATGCGACATTTTATGACAACAGCAAAATAGCCGATCTTCAACTCCATTCGTCTGAACTTCCACGAATGATGACGGACCCAGTGGAAATGCTGGACGCCATGTTAAAGACAACCGGTTTTGACCCTGCAGGCTTTTCTAGAGACTCAGCAGTCATTTCGAGGGTGAACAGTTACTACTCACAGAAATACAATGGAATCGATCGACCAGAACTAATTTTCTTCAGGGCGCTTTATGAAACACTCGGTGATGGTTTAGATGACCGCTTCGGAGGGCAGTTTTATGCTGACAATGAAAATTCAGAAATTGGTTCAATCACTGACAGTTGTGCTCCTTTCAGTTACACGTCTACTCACATTATACCAACCACGTCTAGTTGGTATCCATCGTCCAGCCAATATCGTGGTTCTGTGTATTTCTACCAACTTGGAAATGACATGGTTCCTGGAATGAACACTTTCGACATGGGGCTTGTGGCTCAGTATATTCAGTGTTTCTATTTCAGCTATACGGGTTGGCTTGATGGTTTCATGTCTACCGCCCGATTCCTAACTAATGCGACATTTTATGACAACAGCAAATAGCCGATCTTCAACTCCATTCGTCTGAACTTCCACGAATAATGACGGACCCAGTGAAATGCTGGACGCCATGTTAAAGACAACTGGTTTGAACCTGCAGGCTTTTCTAGAGACTCAGCAGTCATTTCGAGGGTGAACAGTTACTACTCACAGAAATACAATGGAATCGATCGACCAGAATAATTTTCTTCAGGGCGCTTGATGAAACACTCGGTGATGGTTTAGATGACCGCTTCGGAGGGCAGTTTTATGCTGACAATGAAAATTCAGAAATTGGTTCAATCACTGACAGTTGTGCTCCTTTCAGTTACACGTCTACTCACATTATACCAACCACGACTAGTTGGTATCCATCGTCCAGCCAATATCATGGTTCTGTGTATTTCTACCAACTTGGAAATGACATGGTTCCTGGAATGAACACTTTCGACATGGGGCTTGTGGCTCAGTATATTCAGTGTTTCTATTTCAGCTATACGGGTTGGCTTGATGGTTTCATGTCTACCGCCGATTCCTAACTAATGCGACATTTTATGACAACAGCAAAATAGCCGATCTTCAACTCCATTCGTCTGAACTTCCACGAATGATGACGGACCCAGTGGAAATGCTGGACGCCATGTTAAAGACAACTGGTTTTGACCCTGCAGGCTTTTCTAGAGACTCAGCAGTCATTTCGAGGGTGAACAGTTACTACTCACAGAAATACAATGGAATCGATCGACCAGAACTAATTTTCTTCAGGGCGCTTTATGAAACACTCGGTGATGGTTTAGATGACCGCTTCGGAGGGCAGTTTTATGCTGACAATGAAAATTCAGAAATTGGTTCAATCACTGACAGTTGTGCTCCTTTCAGTTACACGTCTACTCACATTATACCAACCACGACTAGTTGGTATCCATCGTCCAGCCAATATCATGGTTCTGTGTATTTCTACCAACTTGGAAATGACATGGTTCCTGGAATGAACACTTTCGACATGGGGCTTGTGGCTCAGTATATTCAGTGTTTCTATTTCAGCTATACGGGTTGGCTTGATGGTTTCATGTCTACCGCCCGATTCCTAACTAATGCGACATTTTATGACAACAGCAAAATAGCCGATCTTCAACTCCATTCGTCTGAACTTCCACGAATGATGACGGACCCAGTGGAAATGCTGGACGCCATGTTAAAGACAACTGGTTTTGACCCTGCAGGCTTTTCTAGAGACTCAGCAGTCATTTCGAGGGTGAACAGTTACTACTCACAGAAATACAATGGAATCGATCGACCAGAACTAATTTTCTTCAGGGCGCTTTATGAAACACTCGGTGATGGTTTAGATGACCGCTTCGGAGGGCAGTTTTATGCTGACAATGAAAATTCAGAAATTGGTTCAATCACTGACAGTTGTGCTCCTTTCAGTTACACGTCTACTCACATTATACCAACCACGACTATTTGGTATCCATCGTCCAGCCAGTATCATGGTTCGGTGTATTTCTACCAACTTGGAAATGACATGGTTCCTGGAATGAACACTTTCGACATGGGGCTTGTGGCTCAGTATATTCAGTGTTTCTATTTCAGCTATACGGGTTGGCTTGATGGTTTCATGTCTACCGCCCGATTCCTAACTAATGCGACATTTTATGACAACAGCAAAATAGCCGATCTTCAACTCCATTCGTCTGAACTTCCACGAATGATGACGGACCCAGTGGAAATGCTGGACGCCATGTTAAAGACAACCGGTTTTGACCCTGCAGGCTTTTCTAGAGAACTCAGCAGTCATTTCGAGGGTGAACAGTTTACTACTCACAGAAATACAATGGAATCGATCGACCAGAACTAATTTTCTTCAGGGCGCTTTATGAAACACTCGGTGATGGTTTAGATGACCGCTTCGGAGGGCAGTTTTATGCTGACAATGAAAATTCAGAAATTGGTTCAATCACTGACAGCTGTCCTTTCAGTTACACGTCTACTCACATTATACCAACCACGACTAGTTGGTATCCATCGTCCAGCAATATCATGGTTCTGTGTATCTCTACCAACTTGGAAATGACATGGTTCCTGGAATGAACACTTTCGACATGGGGCTTGTGGCTCAGTATATTCAGTGTTTCTATTTCAGCTATACGGGTTGGCTTGATGGTTTCATGTCTACCGCTCGATTCCTAACTAATGCGACATTTTATGACAACAGCAAAATAGACGATCTTCAACTCCATTCGTCTGAACTTCCACGAATGATGACGGACCCAGTGGAAATGCTGGACGCCATGTTAAAGACAATACCGGGTTTCTGGACCTTCAGGCTTATACTCAAGAGATCACGACAGCTCAATTTCATgaaaagggtgtttttttttaaaatttcacatgGTTTTTCAGTTACATCTACTCACTTACAACACAATGGAATGTCCGAGTCGGTAACCAGAATGAATTTTGCACTTTCGCAGGGGGCAGATGGCTTTGAAACATGTTACTATTCACAGAAATCACAATCGCATGTCGAATTCGATGATGACCAGAATCCCTAGATTCCCGCTTCGGAGGGCAGTCTTCAAGTATATGATAAACAACTCGGGCCTGGGTGTTAGATGAAACGCTTCGAGGGCAGTTGTTGCTGACAATGAAATCAGAATTGGTTTACACTGACAGTTGTGCTCCTTTCAGTTACACGTCTACTCACATTATACCAACCACGACTATTGGTATCCATCGTCCAGCCAATATCATGGTTCTGTGTATTTCTACCAACTTGGAAATGACATGGTTCCTGGAATGAACACTTTCGACATGGGGCTTGTGGCTCAGTATATTCAGTGTTTCTATTTCAGCTATACGGGTTGGCTTGATGGTTTCATGTCTACCGCCCGATTCCTAACTAATGCGACATTTTATGACAACAGCAAAATAGCCGATCTTCAACTCCATTCGTCTGAACTTCCACGAATGATGACGGACCCAGTGGAAATGCTGGACGCCATGTTAAAGACAACTGGTTTTGACCCTGCAGGCTTTTCTAGAGACTCAGCAGTCATTTCGAGGGTGAACAGTTACTACTCACAGAAATACAATGGAATCGATCGACCAGAACTAATTTTCTTCAGGGCGCTTTATGAAACACTCGGTGATGGTTTAGATGACCGCTTCGGAGGGCAGTTTTATGCTGACAATGAAAATTCAGAAATTGGTTCAATCACTGACAGTTGTGCTCCTTTCAGTTACACGTCTACTCACATTATACCAACCACGACTAGTTGGTATCCATCGTCCAGCCAATATCATGGTTCTGTGTATTTCTACCAACTTGGAAATGACATGGTTCCTGGAATGAACACTTTCGACATGGGCTTGTGGCTCAGTATATTCAGTGTTTCTATTTCAGCTATACGGGTTGGCTTGATGGTTTCATGTCTACCGCCCGATTCCTAACTAATGCGACATTTTATGACAACAGCAAAATAGCCGATCTTCAACTACATTCGTCTGAACTTCCACGAATGATGACGGACCCAGTGGAAATGCTGGACGCCATGTTAAAGACAACTGGTTTTGACCCTGCAGGCTTTTCTAGAGACTCAGCAGTCATTTCGAGGGTGAACAGTTACTACTCACAGAAATACAATGGAATCGATCGACCAGAACTAATTTTCTTCAGGGCGCTTTATGAAACACTCGGTGATGGTTTAGATGACCGCTTCGGAGGGCAGTTTTATGCTGACAATGAAAATTCAGAAATTGGTTCAATCACTGACAGTTGTGCTCCTTTCAGTTACACGTCTACTCACATTATACCAACCACGAACTAGTTGGTATCCATCGTCCAGCCAATATCATGGTTCTGTGTATTTCTACCAACTTGGAAATGACATGGTTCCTGGAATGAACACTTTCGACATGGGGCTTGTGGCTCAGTATATTCAGTGTTTCTATTCAGCTATACGGGTTGGCTTGATGGTTCATGTCTACCGCTCGATTCCTAACTAATGCGACATTTTATGACAACAGCAAAATAGCGATCTTCAACTCCATTCGTCTGAACTTCCACGAATGATGACGGACCCAGTGGAAATGCTGGACGCCATGTTAAGACAACCGGGTTTTGACCTGCAGGCTTTTCTAGAGACTCAGCAGTCATTTCGAGGTTGAACAGTTACTACTCACAGAAATACAATGGAATCGATCGACCAGAACTAATTTCTTCAGGGCGCTTTATGAAACACTCGTTGATGGTTTAGATGACCGCTTCGGAGGGCAGTTTTATGCTGACAATGAAAATTCAGAAATTGGTTCAATCACTGACAGTTGTGCTCCTTCCAGTTACACGCCTACTCACATTATATCAACCACAACAAGTTGGTATCTATCATCTAGTCAAACTTCTATTTCAAGGTCAGGAATCTCAAATGTCGTACATCATACAAACAGCAAGGTGATAATGAGTTCATTTGTTACCGGTCAAACTTCAACATCTGGATCAAGAGCCATAAACATCATATCTACACCAAGCAGCCACATGATAATGACCTCATCCCCTGCAGGTCAAACAACTGCAACTGGGCCTCTGCCAGGTACCTCAAACACCGTATCTCCTACAAGAAGCCATGTGATCATTACCTCATTAACTACGGGCCAAACTTCCACATTAAGATTAAGTACCTCAAACGTTATGTCTCAGACAAGCACTTTCGTGATAAAAGGCTCGTCTGCTTACAGTCAAACGATTTCATCTGCATCTAGAACCGCAAACGTGATATATCCAAGCAACAATTTGATAATGACTTCATCTGCTACTGACCAAAAAACTACATCTGGATCAGGCATCTTACATGTCTTATCTCCAACTAGCAGTCATGTGACAATGACTTCATCTTCTACTGGTCAAACTACTACATCTGGACCAAGTACCTCAAACGGTATATCTTCTACAAGCAGCGATGTTAAAATAACTTTGTCTTCTACTGGTCAAACTACTTCATCTGGACCAAGTACTTCAAGAGGTATATCTCCCACAAACAGCTGGGTAATGACTTCTACTGGTCAGACGACTTCCTCTGGATCAAGTACCTCAAGCGGTATATCTCCTACAATCAGCCATGCGATAATGACTTCATCAATTACTGGTCAGACGACTTCCTCTGGATTAAGTACCTCAAGCGGTATATCTTCTACAAGCAGCCATGTAATAATGACTTCATCTTCTACTAGTCAAACTACTGGACCAAGTACCTCAAGGGGAATATCTACTACAAGCAGCCAGGTAATAATGACTTCATCAGCCACTGGTCAGACGAGTTCCTCTGCATCAAGTATATCTAGTTCTACAAACAGCCAGGTGATAATGACTTCATCTGTTACTGGTCAGACGAGTTCCTCTGCATCAAGTACCTCAAGGGGTATATCTCCTACAAGCAGCCAGGTGATAATGACTCCATCTATTATTGGTCAGACGACTTACTCTGGATCAAGTACCTCTAGTGGTATATTTCTTACAAGCAGCCAGGTGATAATGACCTCATCAGCCACTGGTCAGACGACTTCCTCTGGATCAAGTACCTCTAGTGGTATATCTCCGACAAAAAGCCAGGTGATAATAACTTCATCTGTTATTGGTCAGACGACTTCCTCTGGATCAAGTATCTCTAGTGGTATATCTCCTTCAAGCAGCCAGGTGATAATGACATCATCAGCCACTGGCCAGACGATTTCCTCTGGATCAAGTACTCCAAGCGCTTTATCTCCGACAAGCAGCCAGGTGATAATGACTACATCTATTATTGGTCAGACGACTTCCTCTGGATCAAGTACCTCTAGTGGTATATCTCTTACAAGTAGCCAGGTGATAATGACTTCGTCAGCCACTGGTCAGACGACTTCCTCTGGATCAAGTACCTCTAGTGGTATATCTCCGACAAGAAGCCAGGTGATAATGACTTCATCTGTTACTGGTCAGACGAGTTCCTCTGCATCAAGTACCTCAAGGGGTATATATCCTACAAGCAGCCGGGTGATAATGACTCCATCTATTACTGGTCAGACGACTTCCTCTGGATCAAGTACCTCTAGTGGTATATCTCTTACAAGCAGCCAGGTGATAATGACTTCATCAGCCACTGGTCAGACGACTTCCTCTGGATCAAGTACCTCTAGTGGTATATCTCCTACAAGCAGCCAGATAATAATGACTTCATCAGCTACTGGTCAGACGATTTCCTCTGGATCAAGTACTCCAAGCGCTTTATCTCCGACAAGCAGCCAGGTGATAATGACTACATCTATAATTGGTCAGATGACTTCCTCTGGATCAAGTACCTCAAGTGATATATCTCTTACAAGAAGCCAGGTGATAATGACTTCGTCAGCCACTGGTCAGACGACTTCCTCTGGATCAAGTACCTCTAGTGGTATATCTCTGACAAGAAGCCAGGTGATAATGACTTCATCTGTTACTGGTCAGACGAGTTCCTCTGCATCAAGTACCTCAAGGGGTATGTCTCCTACAAGCAACCAGGTGATAATGACTTCACCAGCCACTGGTCAGATGACGTCCTCTGGATCAAAAACCTCTAGTGGTATATCTCCGACAAGAAGCCAGGTGATAATGTCTTCATCTGTTACTGGTCCGACGACTTCCTCTGGATCAAGTACCTCAAAGGGTATATCTCCTACAAGCAGCCAGGTGATAATGACTTCATCAGCCACTGGCCAGATGATTTCCACTGGATCAAGTACCTTTAGTGGTATATCTCCTTCAAGCAGCCAGATAATAATGACTTCATCAGCCACAGGTCAGACGATTTCCTCTGGATCAAGTACTCCAAGCACTATATCTCCGACAAGAAGCCAGGTGATAATGACTACATCTATTATTGGTCAGACGACTTCCTCTGGATCAAGTACCTCTAGTGGTATATCTCCGACAAGAAGCCAGGTGATAATGACTTCATCAGCCACTGGTCAGACAACTTCCTCTGGATCAAGTACTCCAAGCGCTATATCTCCGACAAGCAGCCAGGTTATAGTGACGTCATCTGCTTCCAGTCAGACAACGTCTGCAACACCGAGTTCTTTAACCACAAACATTGCTTGTGTACCAGGAACTGGATACTGTTCCGACCCCGGTCTTGAATCCGGCGGTAAGTTGTTCTGCATTTTCTACGGATGTTAtgatatagagaataacaggttactgtcttttgagaaagggtttctcagacgaggctagatatggtcctggaaggAGCGAGGCTTGCCGAGCTCCTTCCGACCATATCTAGCCGAGTCTGAGaaatccctttctcaaaagacagtaacctgttattctatttatcatgccgtaatttattaatttttatccTACCATTATGCGAAATAAAGTGCAAAAATAGGAGTGGACCagattttgctgttttgccggacttcttttttattttattttttttgttcaaaatgacgccatcttgtttttttagaataactgctaaaGACATTTGCgccaatatttttataaaccCGCTCTTAATAGGTATGTGAGACCATGTTAATAATGTATAGTGTATGCctaccatatttgcaattaccacaaaaatgttttttataacggaaacgctcgtagaaacggaaaatgactataggttagagaccaccaattgtttttccatagacttacattgtaacattatggcgtgtacggccttccatacatcgagacatgtatatctaattacaagtttttcaagaactatcttagttctaccaaaatatcggacgaaaaacatatgaatagggatactttatttaagtaattttcgtgtgaatgagatgaccccctgtttacatcattgacatggcgggagaaattcgtttgataaaactttttttcaatacacataaaatgtagcaaattttgtcaaaatgtataacaaaatactgtaaatgcagtgaaaaaatatcaattttgaaaaaataatcacttcttgggtttgtttacatgactgaccaatcagaacgcacagacgttatc comes from the Mercenaria mercenaria strain notata chromosome 9, MADL_Memer_1, whole genome shotgun sequence genome and includes:
- the LOC128559267 gene encoding serine-rich adhesin for platelets-like, which translates into the protein MTDPVEMLDAMLKTTGFDPAGFSRDSAVISRVNSYYSQKYNGIDRPELIFFRALYETLGDGLDDRFGGQFYADNENSEIGSITDKIQWNRSTRTNFFRALYETLVDGLDDRFGGQFYADNENSEIGSITDSCAPSSYTPTHIISTTTSWYLSSSQTSISRSGISNVVHHTNSKVIMSSFVTGQTSTSGSRAINIISTPSSHMIMTSSPAGQTTATGPLPGTSNTVSPTRSHVIITSLTTGQTSTLRLSTSNVMSQTSTFVIKGSSAYSQTISSASRTANVIYPSNNLIMTSSATDQKTTSGSGILHVLSPTSSHVTMTSSSTGQTTTSGPSTSNGISSTSSDVKITLSSTGQTTSSGPSTSRGISPTNSWVMTSTGQTTSSGSSTSSGISPTISHAIMTSSITGQTTSSGLSTSSGISSTSSHVIMTSSSTSQTTGPSTSRGISTTSSQVIMTSSATGQTSSSASSISSSTNSQVIMTSSVTGQTSSSASSTSRGISPTSSQVIMTPSIIGQTTYSGSSTSSGIFLTSSQVIMTSSATGQTTSSGSSTSSGISPTKSQVIITSSVIGQTTSSGSSISSGISPSSSQVIMTSSATGQTISSGSSTPSALSPTSSQVIMTTSIIGQTTSSGSSTSSGISLTSSQVIMTSSATGQTTSSGSSTSSGISPTRSQVIMTSSVTGQTSSSASSTSRGIYPTSSRVIMTPSITGQTTSSGSSTSSGISLTSSQVIMTSSATGQTTSSGSSTSSGISPTSSQIIMTSSATGQTISSGSSTPSALSPTSSQVIMTTSIIGQMTSSGSSTSSDISLTRSQVIMTSSATGQTTSSGSSTSSGISLTRSQVIMTSSVTGQTSSSASSTSRGMSPTSNQVIMTSPATGQMTSSGSKTSSGISPTRSQVIMSSSVTGPTTSSGSSTSKGISPTSSQVIMTSSATGQMISTGSSTFSGISPSSSQIIMTSSATGQTISSGSSTPSTISPTRSQVIMTTSIIGQTTSSGSSTSSGISPTRSQVIMTSSATGQTTSSGSSTPSAISPTSSQVIVTSSASSQTTSATPSSLTTNIACVPGTGYCSDPGLESGGM